The following proteins come from a genomic window of Pichia kudriavzevii chromosome 1, complete sequence:
- a CDS encoding uncharacterized protein (PKUD0A02800; Pfam Domains: Thioredoxin(1.9e-38)) translates to MFPIRKVLYNLRSETLKRSFHASSCAFEVKEITNPASFRESVLKSPIAFVDFYATWCGPCKMIAPYVEKFSDIHTNINFFKVDVDELSDVAHEHGISAMPTFLVFKHGKVVDKIVGANPQGIHSALVKACE, encoded by the coding sequence ATGTTCCCAATTAGAAAAGTACTATACAACTTAAGAAGTGAAACTTTAAAGCGTTCTTTTCATGCGTCTTCTTGTGCTTTTGAAGTCAAAGAGATCACTAATCCAGCGTCCTTTCGTGAGTCTGTTTTAAAATCACCTATtgcatttgttgatttctatGCTACATGGTGTGGACCATGTAAAATGATTGCACCatatgttgaaaaattcagtgACATTCATACCAACattaacttcttcaaagtgGATGTCGATGAACTTAGTGATGTTGCTCATGAACATGGTATTTCAGCTATGCCAACTTTCCTTGTTTTCAAACACGGcaaagttgttgataaaatcGTAGGTGCTAACCCACAAGGTATCCATTCAGCTCTGGTGAAGGCCTGTGAATAG
- a CDS encoding uncharacterized protein (PKUD0A02790; similar to Saccharomyces cerevisiae YHR171W (ATG7); ancestral locus Anc_5.66), with the protein MNREVSTESHKLIFAPAASVVDSSFFVELSNLKLNVQKLDTSYQNILGYYNFSALGSEQSPSLILTDNSFVETENKEEFTQRLPSNSYFLSPGKLLNVNSIEEFKRVNKKDFLIDSAMDILQRIRDKSFLHDPALLSSFRILSYADLKKYKFYYWCAFPQLQSQWEQCETKDSVDYKLQPNEVFDSQFYLINDEGLKKPLSTLFNNSTDSLLKVLFIDTCSSTHTTSYILRNFLTALANHNFTLVEVQVLKVNHFNKNFTTLFLNQDLNDNKHNNIDGVPPVIGWERTSHGKLGPKIADLGALINPEKLAEQAVDLNLKLMKWRLVPDLDLDVIKNTKVLILGAGTLGSYVSRCLLAWGTRHVTFVDSGKVSFSNPVRQPLYNYDDCLSGGKPKAATAAENLRRIFPGVNAKGFQIDIPMVGHPIKDEKKEYEDFKKLAQLVDANDAIFLCLDSREARWLPTLLGNVKHKIVINSALGFESYLVMRHGCIDPANNLENQIEGRLGCYFCSDIVAPKDSLTDRSLDQMCTVTRPGLALLASSLATELFVSILQSPMKQYSNHIAHDKTNILGCLPHQLRGYLHNFETLKLSSKNFRCCTACSVPVIREFREHGWHFVKTALNDSTYLEDVTGLREFHKNAESAAVLLDEFDELACEDQGIE; encoded by the coding sequence ATGAACAGGGAAGTTAGTACAGAGAGCCATAAACTGATATTTGCCCCTGCTGCAAGTGTGGTGGactcttccttttttgtGGAATTGTCCAATTTAAAGCTAAATGTGCAGAAACTTGATACGTCTTATCAAAACATATTAGGCTATTATAATTTCAGTGCCTTGGGGTCAGAGCAATCGCCAAGCCTGATTTTAACAGATAATAGTTTTGTCGAGactgaaaataaagaggAGTTTACACAACGTTTGCCTTCTAATTCATACTTTTTATCTCCGGGGAAGTTGTTGAATGTAAATTCAATTGAGGAATTCAAACGTGTAAACAAAAAGGATTTTCTAATTGATTCTGCGATGGATATTTTACAAAGAATAAGAGATAAGTCATTTTTACATGATCCAGCGTTGCTCTCTTCATTTCGCATACTTTCTTACGCAGACCTAAAAAAGTATAAGTTTTACTACTGGTGTGCATTTCCTCAGCTTCAATCCCAATGGGAACAATgtgaaacaaaagattcaGTTGACTATAAATTGCAGCCGAATGAAGTCTTTGACTCTCAGTTTTATCTTATTAATGACGAAGGTCTCAAAAAACCATTGTCGACGCTCTTCAATAATTCGACTGACAGTTTATTGAAGGTTCTTTTCATCGATACGTGTTCTTCCACTCATACTACATCATACATTTTACGAAACTTTTTGACAGCTTTAGCTAATCATAATTTTACCTTGGTAGAAGTCCAAGTATTAAAAGTTAATCATTTCAATAAAAACTTTACCACTCTATTTCTAAATCAAGATTTAAATGATAATAAACATAATAATATTGACGGCGTACCTCCTGTTATTGGATGGGAGAGAACATCACATGGGAAATTAGGGCCTAAAATAGCTGATTTGGGTGCCTTGATAAATCCTGAAAAATTAGCTGAACAAGCCGTTGActtgaacttgaaattgatgaaatggagATTAGTCCCTGACTTAGATTTAGATGTTATCAAAAACACCAAGGTTTTAATACTTGGTGCGGGAACTTTAGGGTCATATGTTTCTAGGTGCCTTTTAGCGTGGGGAACTCGTCATGTCACCTTTGTTGATAGCGGAAAGGTTTCATTTAGTAACCCAGTGAGGCAACCATTGTACAACTATGATGATTGTTTGAGTGGTGGAAAGCCGAAAGCAGCAACAGCCGCAGAAAACTTGAGGAGGATTTTTCCTGGCGTTAATGCAAAGGGGTTTCAAATTGACATACCAATGGTAGGCCATCCAATAAAggatgaaaagaaggagtACGAAGACTTCAAGAAACTGGCTCAATTGGTTGATGCCAACgatgctatttttttatgtttggaTTCAAGAGAGGCCAGATGGTTGCCAACGTTGCTGGGAAATGTTAAACATAAAATTGTCATTAATTCTGCATTAGGCTTTGAAAGCTACTTGGTAATGAGACATGGTTGTATTGACCCAGCTAACAATCTCGAGAATCAAATAGAAGGACGATTAGGTTGTTACTTCTGCAGTGATATTGTTGCTCCCAAGGACTCATTGACAGATCGAAGCCTTGACCAGATGTGTACTGTTACCAGACCGGGGCTTGCGCTTTTGGCCTCTTCACTGGCGACGGAACtatttgtttctattttgCAATCTCCAATGAAGCAATATTCCAACCACATTGCACATGACAAAACTAACATTCTAGGATGTCTTCCACATCAGCTAAGGGGATATCTTCATAACTTTGAAACTTTAAAACTAAGCTCAAAAAATTTTAGGTGCTGTACCGCTTGTTCAGTGCCTGTTATTAGAGAATTCAGAGAGCATGGGTGGCACTTTGTAAAAACCGCATTGAATGATAGTACTTATTTAGAAGACGTTACTGGCTTGAGGGAGTTTCATAAAAATGCTGAAAGTGCTGCTGTATTACTAGATGAGTTTGATGAACTCGCATGCGAGGACCAAGGAATAGAATAA
- a CDS encoding uncharacterized protein (PKUD0A02820): protein MSDILSVDFTRLSSSLSEEEITLLQQYQKLALNLTMVKAKLGQINEQISSVSEENVQSISKLIIELQATMGTLGTSYKSTVHNVLLSGDSNQLVNRGVDTRKYDDSNQIQETENFETAEMQLQQEGNREGGSRDHINTNNGHNNEQNLNDVDVDVDVDVDVDVDLDSGIDEETMNAVDRIQHELGISADDVDIHRQIADQLEIQNSEDY, encoded by the coding sequence ATGTCTGATATTCTCTCGGTGGACTTTACTCGTTTGTCTTCTTCCCTATcggaagaagaaataacTTTGTTGCAACAATATCAGAAATTGGCTTTAAATCTCACTATGGTAAAGGCCAAGCTAGGTCAAATAAATGAACAGATTTCTTCTGTATCTGAAGAAAACGTTCAAAGTATAAGTAAACTTATTATAGAACTACAAGCTACAATGGGGACTTTAGGTACATCTTACAAATCAACTGTTCATAATGTCTTACTATCGGGAGACTCCAACCAGCTAGTCAACCGTGGTGTTGACACTAGGAAATATGATGATAGTAATCAAATacaagaaactgaaaactttgaGACCGCTGAGATGCAGTTGCAACAGGAAGGCAATAGAGAAGGTGGCAGCAGAGACCATATTAATACTAATAATGGACATAATAATGAGCAAAATCTCAATGATGTTGACGTCGATGTAGACGTCGATGTAGACGTCGACGTCGATTTGGATTCAGGTATAGATGAAGAGACCATGAATGCTGTTGACAGAATACAACATGAGCTTGGTATATCAGcagatgatgttgatattcATCGCCAAATTGCTGATCAGTTGGAGATCCAAAATTCCGAGGACTATTGA
- a CDS encoding uncharacterized protein (PKUD0A02810; similar to Saccharomyces cerevisiae YHR170W (NMD3); ancestral locus Anc_5.67) → MSNYQQMNNFDQLNHGHSHGDDFGHQHMVQPQATVLCCNCGVPMDGSTGLVMCYDCIKLNVDITDGIPREANLSFCRNCERFLQPPTNWIKAELESRELLALCLRRLKGLNKVRLIDAAFIWTEPHSRRVRVKLTVQGEAFQNAIIQQSFEVEYVVIAMQCPDCAKSYTAHTWNTAVQIRQKVPHKRTFLYLEQLILRHNAHVDTISIKETKDGLDFYYAKQNHAVKMIDFLNSTVPVKYKKSEELISADIHSGTSVYKFTFSVEIAPICKDDLVVLPAKVAKQMGNISRLVLCSKVSNSLQFIDPASLHIEDMQANVYWRYSFSPLADVTQLIEFIVLDVEPTGERRGKWLMADITCVRASDMGGNENEEYYIRSHLGGILHPGDSAMGYYMKNSNFNSDLFEELDTDNIADVVLVKKHYVRSNKRSKNRNWKLKRMANERKDIVATEVLDSRQARQEQERAERDYEMFLQDLEEDDELRQNINLYKSEKKVNFEEGMESEIEEDEDAPEINIDELLDELDEMNIDG, encoded by the coding sequence ATGTCTAACTATCAGCAAATGAATAATTTTGATCAACTGAACCATGGACATTCTCATGGAGATGACTTTGGGCATCAACACATGGTTCAACCACAGGCAACAGTCTTATGTTGTAATTGTGGTGTGCCGATGGACGGAAGTACAGGTTTAGTGATGTGTTATGATTGTATCAAATTGAATGTGGATATAACTGACGGTATTCCAAGAGAAGCAAATCTGTCATTCTGCAGAAATTGTGAAAGGTTTTTACAACCTCCAACAAACTGGATAAAAGCCGAGTTGGAGTCAAGAGAATTATTAGCCTTGTGTTTGAGAAGATTGAAGGGTTTAAACAAAGTGAGATTAATCGATGCTGCCTTTATTTGGACCGAGCCTCATTCCAGAAGAGTTAGAGTAAAATTGACGGTTCAAGGGGAGGCGTTCCAGAATGCAATTATTCAACAGAGTTTTGAGGTTGAGTATGTTGTTATTGCAATGCAATGTCCAGATTGTGCGAAATCTTATACTGCTCACACTTGGAATACTGCTGTTCAGATTAGACAGAAGGTCCCACATAAGAGAACTTTCCTTTATCTAGAACAATTAATCTTAAGACACAATGCCCATGTTGATACCATTTCtatcaaagaaactaaaGATGGATTAGATTTCTATTATGCAAAGCAGAATCATGCGGTCAAAATGATTGACTTCTTAAACTCAACAGTTCCAGTGAAATACAAGAAATCTGAAGAATTAATCTCTGCTGATATTCATTCTGGTACATCTGTTTATAAGTTCACTTTTTCTGTTGAAATTGCTCCAATTTGTAAAGATGACTTGGTTGTTTTACCGGCAAAAGTTGCAAAGCAAATGGGTAACATTTCTAGATTAGTTTTGTGTTCTAAggtttcaaattctttacAATTTATTGATCCAGCAAGCTTGcatattgaagatatgCAGGCTAATGTGTATTGGCGATACTCATTTTCACCACTAGCCGACGTTACCCAGTTGATTGAATTCATTGTTTTAGATGTTGAGCCTACAGGAGAAAGAAGGGGAAAATGGTTGATGGCAGATATAACATGTGTTAGAGCTAGTGATATGGGGggtaatgaaaatgaggaGTATTATATTCGATCACATTTAGGTGGTATTTTACATCCAGGTGATTCTGCCATGGGTTACTATATGAAGAACTCCAATTTCAATAGTGACttatttgaagagttggaCACAGATAATATCGCCGACGTTGTTTTGGTCAAGAAACACTATGTCAGATCCAACAAGCGTTCTAAGAATAGAAACtggaagttgaagagaatgGCTAACGAAAGAAAGGATATTGTTGCTACTGAAGTCTTGGACTCAAGACAAGCTAgacaagaacaagaaagaGCAGAAAGAGACTATGAAATGTTCTTACAAGACttagaagaagatgatgaattgagACAAAACATCAACTTATACAAATCAGAGAAGAAAGTTAACTTTGAGGAGGGTATGGAGAGcgaaattgaagaagatgaagatgctCCTGAAATTaacattgatgaattgTTGGACGAGCTAGATGAAATGAATATTGATGGTTGA
- a CDS encoding uncharacterized protein (PKUD0A02780; similar to Saccharomyces cerevisiae YDR292C (SRP101); ancestral locus Anc_5.302) has protein sequence MIDQFLVFDSSGTVNFNYQPGKNYARVANAFINDVLINERKMRYVEGSEMMGNKNTQGEENAAEAAEAEANAALYEIEEDEEAGDYDGKDSDDNDDNNNRSAKPKIKNAGMTEYSEEMNKYVDADINLGSYIHDGFNLKYLVWTNEKTKKKLYFVMIYASLITIINPFEFLKNVKILYENCSTDTLKFEKFFHLKLTEITEVKQEPTKTHTELVNENKKGKPETVKRSKKSRKWNADGTFYEDDGKDESELDFSTGDIKPENYSSSNIQQLVGDRKHFGTKTSEGFLVSDLSDEMNKIIISSKKKIVEKEKKSNSAASNAFGFLKKYIGGKKITKEDVSQIKTAMAQHLIKKNVSPNVANSLMAEVEKDLVGQTTESFTSVEDTAKTSLAKQLRMLLTPNSSIDLLHEIQSKKERGLGPYSISVVGVNGVGKSTNLSKLAFWLLQNDYRVLVAACDTFRSGAVEQLRTHVNNLVQLSPNKKQIELFESGYGGADLVAKIATGAIKYAKEHNFDIVLMDTAGRRHNDSHLMAPLASFAKAANPDKIIMVGEALVGTDSVLQAQNFNKAFGANRHLDFFIISKCDTVGDLIGSMVNMVFATGIPILFVGTGQTYTDLRTLSVNWAVEMLMS, from the coding sequence ATGATTGAccaatttcttgtttttgattcttcGGGAACTGTTAACTTCAACTATCAGCCGGGCAAAAACTATGCACGTGTAGCCAATGCATTCATCAATGATGTTCTAATCAATGAGCGTAAAATGAGGTATGTTGAAGGTTCAGAAATGAtgggaaataaaaatacccaaggtgaagaaaatgCGGCTGAAGCGGCTGAAGCAGAAGCAAATGCAGCATTGTACGAAATagaagaggatgaagaagCGGGTGATTATGATGGTAAAGATAGTGATGACAACgatgataataataaccGCAGTGCAAAACCTAAGATTAAAAATGCTGGGATGACTGAATAttctgaagaaatgaataaatatGTGGATGCCGATATTAATCTGGGCAGCTACATACATGATGGATTCAACTTGAAATATTTAGTATGGACAAATGAGAAAACTAAAAAGAAGCTATATTTTGTAATGATATACGCAAGCTTGATAACAATAATTAATCCATTTGAGTTCTTAAAGAACGTTAAAATTCTTTATGAGAACTGTTCAACAGATACCTtgaaatttgagaaattcttCCATTTGAAACTGACAGAAATCACAGAAGTAAAGCAGGAACCAACAAAGACACATACGGAGCTAGTTAACGAGAACAAGAAAGGAAAGCCAGAAACTGTGAAACgttcaaaaaaatctaGAAAATGGAATGCAGATGGAACGTTctatgaagatgatggcAAAGACGAATCTGAACTTGACTTCTCTACTGGAGATATTAAGCCGGAAAATTATTCCAGTTCCAACATCCAGCAACTGGTAGGAGATAGAAAACACTTTGGTACCAAGACATCCGAAGGATTTTTAGTAAGTGATTTATCTGACGAGATGAATAAAATAATTATATCATCtaaaaagaagattgtagaaaaagaaaagaaatcaaacagtGCCGCCTCCAATGCTTTTGGATTTTTAAAGAAATACATTGgtggtaaaaaaataactaAAGAAGATGTCTCACAGATCAAAACTGCGATGGCACAGCAtctaataaagaaaaatgtgTCTCCAAATGTTGCCAACTCTCTAATGGCCGAAGTTGAGAAAGACCTTGTTGGGCAGACTACCGAGTCGTTCACATCGGTAGAAGATACTGCCAAAACATCGTTAGCAAAACAACTCAGGATGTTGTTAACACCGAATTCGTCTATTGACTTACTTCACGAAATACAAAGCAAGAAAGAAAGGGGATTGGGACCATACTCTATCTCGGTTGTTGGTGTCAATGGTGTTGGTAAATCTACAAACCTTTCCAAGCTAGCCTTTTGGTTACTACAGAACGACTACAGAGTTTTAGTGGCCGCATGTGATACTTTCCGTTCAGGGGCTGTTGAACAATTGAGGACACATGTCAATAACTTGGTACAATTATCGCCAAAtaagaaacaaattgaattgtttgaatcTGGATACGGTGGTGCCGATTTAGTTGCTAAAATTGCCACTGGGGCTATAAAATATGCAAAAGAACATAATTTTGATATCGTTTTGATGGATACTGCTGGTAGAAGGCATAACGATTCACATCTAATGGCACCATTAGCCTCATTTGCTAAGGCTGCTAATCCAGACAAAATTATCATGGTTGGCGAGGCTTTAGTCGGAACAGATTCTGTGTTGCAAGCAcaaaatttcaataaagCCTTTGGAGCAAATAGGCACTTggattttttcattatttccAAATGTGATACTGTCGGTGACTTAATTGGATCCATGGTTAACATGGTTTTTGCCACTGGAATTCccattttgtttgttggAACGGGCCAAACCTATACTGATTTAAGAACTTTGAGTGTTAATTGGGCAGTTGAAATGCTCATGTCATGA
- a CDS encoding uncharacterized protein (PKUD0A02830; similar to Saccharomyces cerevisiae YBR234C (ARC40); ancestral locus Anc_6.143) — MSIPFNLSKLPIYDHCFSADRTHVAVTQDKDVAIYNLSNPKSPQLVTTLKHHDKPVTALDISADGKIVTCSQDRNALVWTPQPNKTYKETLVLLRINRAATCVRWSPNGAKFAVGSSARVISVCYFEDENDWWISKHIKRPIKSTILSLDWHENNVLLSCGSTDGHLRVFSAYIKGVDSKPLGTIWGERLPFQTLCLDVNLNSWVQDVKFSPDYQFVAGVGHDSSVYIIYPGTGELEVAEVVRVKTSHLPFTSLLFANNSKLICAGYDCHPVVFEGNQAGWIETYSVDDPKKKTAKNVENQSALNMFRQMDLKGSTETKSSNLLTIHQNTITSLRPFQYDANGLIRFSSSGNDGKVVVFEV, encoded by the coding sequence ATGTCCATTCCGTTTAATTTATCCAAGCTTCCAATCTACGATCATTGTTTCTCCGCTGACAGAACACATGTCGCTGTTACTCAAGATAAAGATGTTGCGATTTACAACTTGTCAAATCCAAAGAGCCCACAATTAGTGACCACTCTGAAGCATCACGATAAGCCTGTTACCGCCCTTGATATTTCTGCTGACGGCAAAATTGTAACTTGCTCTCAAGATCGAAATGCACTCGTTTGGACTCCGCAGCCCAACAAGACTTATAAGGAAACATTAGTTTTGTTGAGAATTAACAGGGCAGCTACATGTGTTAGGTGGTCCCCTAATGGTGCCAAATTTGCGGTTGGATCATCTGCAAGAGTTATTTCggtttgttattttgaGGATGAAAATGACTGGTGGATTTCCAAACATATCAAGAGGCCAATCAAATCCACTATTCTTTCGCTCGACTGGCACGAGAACAATGTCTTGTTATCATGTGGTTCAACTGATGGTCATTTGCGTGTTTTCTCAGCTTATATCAAGGGCGTCGATAGTAAGCCTTTGGGTACTATCTGGGGTGAAAGACTCCCATTCCAAACTTTATGCCTAGATGTtaatttgaattcttgGGTTCAAGATGTGAAATTCTCTCCGGattatcaatttgttgCTGGTGTGGGCCATGATTCTAGTGTTTATATTATTTACCCAGGCACTGGAGAATTGGAAGTTGCAGAGGTTGTCAGAGTTAAAACGTCTCATTTACCGTTTActtctctcttgtttgCTAACAATAGCAAATTAATTTGCGCAGGATATGATTGCCATCCTGTTGTATTTGAAGGTAATCAAGCGGGATGGATTGAAACATATTCAGTGGACGACCCTAAAAAGAAGACAGCtaaaaatgttgaaaaccAATCTGCCTTGAATATGTTTAGACAAATGGATTTGAAAGGTTCCACCGAAACTAAGAGCAGCAATTTGTTGACAATCCATCAAAACACTATCACATCATTGAGACCTTTTCAATATGATGCTAATGGCCTGATTAGATTTAGCTCATCTGGTAACGATGGTAAAGTTGTAGTTTTCGAAGTCTGA
- a CDS encoding uncharacterized protein (PKUD0A02840; similar to Saccharomyces cerevisiae YFR004W (RPN11); ancestral locus Anc_8.96), translating to MERLQSLLGGRMGGMGGMGAMGSQDTPAIDNAETVYISSLALLKMLKHGRAGVPMEVMGLMLGEIVDDYTITVVDVFAMPQSGTGVSVEAVDDVFQTKMMDMLKQTGRDQTVVGWYHSHPGFGCWLSSVDVNTQQSFEQLNPRSVAVVIDPIQSVKGKVVIDAFRSIPSQVLMMGQEPRQTTSNVGLLNKPTIQALLHGLNRSYYSLNIDYRKTEKETDMLLNLHKKEWTSGLRIENYDQHDCKNLDGSKKLIKVAKQYVERIAEEKTLTEDQLKTRYVGKQDPKKHLIETAENLIEDNNVSIVTSNVNRLAI from the coding sequence ATGGAAAGACTACAATCATTACTAGGTGGCCGTATGGGCGGCATGGGTGGTATGGGCGCTATGGGCTCGCAGGATACCCCAGCCATTGACAATGCCGAAACGGTATATATTTCATCATTAGCATTGCTTAAAATGCTTAAACATGGGCGTGCCGGTGTCCCAATGGAAGTCATGGGATTGATGTTGGGTGAAATTGTTGACGATTATACAATTACGGTTGTTGATGTATTTGCGATGCCACAAAGTGGTACAGGGGTATCTGTTGAAGCTGTCGATgatgtttttcaaacaaaaatgatgGACATGTTGAAGCAAACTGGAAGAGATCAAACTGTTGTTGGTTGGTATCATTCGCATCCAGGTTTTGGCTGTTGGTTGTCCAGTGTCGATGTCAATACACAACAGAGTTTTGAGCAATTGAATCCTCGATCTGTTGCCGTTGTTATTGATCCAATTCAATCTGTGAAAGGTAAAGTTGTGATTGATGCATTTAGATCTATTCCTTCCCAAGTCTTGATGATGGGCCAAGAACCAAGGCAGACTACTTCTAACGTTGGTTTATTGAATAAACCAACCATTCAAGCATTACTTCACGGACTAAACAGGAGCTATTATTCACTCAACATAGATTATAGgaaaactgaaaaggaaacagaTATGCTACTCAACCTTCACAAGAAAGAATGGACCAGTGGGCTcagaattgaaaactatgaCCAACATGATTGTAAAAATTTGGATGGTTCCAAGAAGTTGATCAAAGTTGCCAAGCAATACGTCGAAAGAATTGCGGAAGAGAAAACTTTAACAGAAGACCAACTGAAGACTAGGTATGTTGGTAAACAAGATCCAAAAAAGCATTTAATCGAAACTGCAGAGAATTTAATTGAAGATAACAATGTCTCGATTGTTACTAGTAATGTAAATAGATTGGCTATATAA
- a CDS encoding uncharacterized protein (PKUD0A02815), whose product MEHRGITASGSKNSSGTNTENQHIPRNIHDLSEILLETNLIIDTTTSEPRDVLMTERTALTWVKFSMTLAAISLTIVTNFRLDTSNKNSIRPPYWFPQFSYGISILFVILSMVTLFIGAGLYAQSIYNYKNHSVSTYSLKLALGFLFFIGLVLLAVNIVFMIAVGGSF is encoded by the coding sequence ATGGAGCATAGAGGGATAACAGCATCAGGTTCAAAGAATTCCTCTGGAACTAACACTGAGAATCAGCATATTCCTCGCAACATCCATGATCTCTCCGAAATCCTCCTTGAAACAAACCTAATCATTGATACTACAACCAGTGAACCAAGGGATGTACTGATGACAGAAAGGACAGCATTGACATGGGTGAAATTTAGTATGACACTTGCAGCTATCTCATTAACTATCGTCACCAACTTTAGATTAGATACCTCCAACAAAAATAGTATCAGGCCTCCCTATTGGTTCCCTCAATTCAGCTATGGAATATCCATTCTTTTCGTAATTCTTAGTATGGTTACACTTTTTATAGGGGCTGGGTTATATGCTCAAAGTATCTATAACTACAAAAACCATAGTGTAAGTACGtattctttgaaattagCACTAGggtttttgtttttcatcGGCTTGGTTCTATTGGCAGTCAACATTGTTTTTATGATAGCAGTTGGTGGTTCTTTCTAA